A single genomic interval of Chryseobacterium paludis harbors:
- the rplC gene encoding 50S ribosomal protein L3, producing MSGIIGKKIGMTSLFNEEGKNIPCTVIQAGPCSVLQVRTIEKDGYKSVQLGFDDKSEKNVGKALAGHFKKAGSAPKAKLVEFYREFVDEVKVGEEVKVDLFAEGEFVDVTGTSKGKGFQGVVKRHGFGGVMQATHGQHNRLRAPGSIGAGSDPSRVFKGMRMAGRMGGKQVTVQNLQVLKVDQEQNLLVVKGAVPGAKNSYVIIRKWN from the coding sequence ATGTCAGGTATTATTGGTAAAAAAATCGGTATGACGTCTTTGTTTAACGAAGAAGGAAAAAACATTCCTTGTACAGTTATTCAAGCTGGTCCGTGCTCGGTTTTACAGGTCAGAACCATAGAAAAGGACGGCTACAAGTCAGTTCAATTGGGTTTCGATGACAAGAGTGAAAAGAACGTTGGTAAAGCGTTAGCTGGCCATTTTAAAAAGGCTGGTTCTGCTCCTAAAGCTAAATTAGTAGAGTTCTACAGAGAATTCGTTGATGAAGTAAAAGTAGGAGAAGAAGTAAAAGTTGATCTATTCGCTGAAGGTGAATTTGTTGACGTAACAGGAACTTCAAAAGGTAAAGGTTTCCAGGGTGTTGTTAAAAGACATGGCTTTGGAGGTGTAATGCAAGCTACTCATGGTCAGCACAACAGACTTAGAGCTCCAGGTTCTATCGGTGCTGGATCGGATCCTTCGAGAGTATTCAAAGGAATGAGAATGGCGGGTAGAATGGGAGGTAAGCAGGTAACTGTTCAAAACCTTCAAGTATTAAAAGTGGATCAAGAACAAAATCTTTTAGTAGTAAAAGGTGCTGTTCCGGGAGCTAAAAATTCTTATGTAATTATCAGAAAATGGAACTAG
- the rplD gene encoding 50S ribosomal protein L4, protein MELVVLNTSGKETGKKVTLDESVFGIEPNKHAVYLEVKQYLAAQRQGTHKSKERSEITASTKKLKKQKGSGSARYGDIKSPTFRGGGRVFGPKPRDYRFKLNKALKRLAKKSVLSQKMRDNSIRIVEGLSIAAPKTKDFITILNALALSDKKSLFILPDTNKNVYLSSRNLPKTKVMKFNEISSYDLINAGEIVFLEGAVEKFQENLKK, encoded by the coding sequence ATGGAACTAGTAGTATTAAATACATCAGGAAAGGAGACCGGAAAAAAAGTAACTCTAGACGAATCTGTATTCGGTATTGAGCCAAATAAGCACGCGGTTTACTTAGAAGTGAAACAGTACCTTGCTGCACAAAGACAAGGAACTCATAAATCAAAAGAAAGAAGCGAAATTACTGCTTCTACTAAAAAACTTAAGAAGCAAAAAGGATCTGGATCTGCTAGATATGGTGATATTAAATCTCCAACTTTCAGAGGTGGAGGTAGAGTATTCGGACCTAAGCCAAGAGACTACAGATTCAAATTGAACAAAGCTCTTAAGAGATTAGCTAAAAAATCTGTTCTTTCTCAGAAAATGAGAGACAACAGCATTAGAATTGTGGAAGGTTTGAGCATTGCTGCTCCTAAAACTAAAGATTTCATCACTATCTTGAATGCGTTAGCATTAAGCGATAAGAAGTCTTTATTCATTCTTCCTGATACTAACAAGAATGTGTATTTATCTTCAAGAAACTTACCTAAGACTAAAGTGATGAAGTTCAATGAAATCAGTTCATATGACTTAATCAATGCAGGTGAGATCGTATTCTTAGAAGGTGCAGTTGAAAAATTCCAGGAAAATCTAAAGAAATAA
- the rplW gene encoding 50S ribosomal protein L23, which produces MSVIIKPVISEKANYLTDLRGAYSFLVDTKANKIQIKKAVEATYGVKVADVRTMIYAPKVSSKHTKKGLQVGKTNKLKKAVITLAEGEVIDIFAVN; this is translated from the coding sequence ATGTCAGTTATTATTAAACCAGTTATTTCAGAAAAAGCAAACTATCTTACAGATTTAAGAGGTGCTTATTCTTTCTTGGTAGATACTAAGGCGAATAAAATCCAAATTAAGAAAGCTGTAGAGGCAACTTATGGTGTGAAAGTAGCAGACGTTAGAACCATGATTTATGCGCCTAAAGTTTCTTCGAAACACACTAAAAAAGGTCTTCAAGTAGGAAAGACAAATAAATTGAAAAAAGCGGTTATCACTCTTGCTGAAGGAGAAGTAATCGATATTTTCGCTGTAAATTAA
- the rplB gene encoding 50S ribosomal protein L2 yields the protein MSVRKLKPITPGQRFRIVNNFEEITTNKPEKSLTVGISKSGGRNQTGKMTMRYTGGGHKKKYRIIDFKRNKHDVEATVKTVEYDPNRTAFIALLEYADGEKRYIIAPNGIKVDQKVVSGESVEPNVGNAMKLKNIPLGTVISCVEMKPGQGAILARSAGSSAQLTSRDGKYAIIKLPSGESRMILTECYAMIGSVSNSDHQLTVSGKAGRSRWLGRRPRTRAVVMNPVDHPMGGGEGRSSGGHPRSRNGMPAKGYKTRKKNKVSNRYIVSKRK from the coding sequence ATGTCTGTTAGAAAATTAAAACCTATCACCCCAGGACAGAGATTCAGAATTGTAAACAATTTTGAGGAAATTACTACCAACAAACCAGAGAAATCTCTAACAGTTGGTATTAGTAAGTCAGGTGGACGTAACCAAACTGGTAAAATGACCATGCGTTACACCGGAGGTGGACACAAAAAGAAATACAGAATTATCGACTTCAAAAGAAACAAGCATGATGTTGAAGCAACGGTAAAAACTGTAGAATACGATCCAAACAGAACTGCATTTATCGCTTTATTAGAGTACGCAGACGGAGAGAAGAGATATATCATCGCTCCAAACGGTATTAAAGTAGATCAGAAAGTAGTTTCAGGAGAAAGCGTAGAACCAAATGTAGGTAACGCAATGAAATTGAAAAATATTCCATTGGGTACTGTTATTTCTTGTGTTGAAATGAAACCTGGACAAGGTGCTATTTTAGCAAGAAGTGCTGGTTCTTCAGCTCAATTAACTTCAAGAGACGGAAAATATGCAATCATCAAATTGCCTTCAGGAGAATCTAGAATGATCCTTACTGAATGTTATGCAATGATTGGTTCGGTTTCTAACTCGGATCATCAGTTAACTGTATCAGGTAAGGCTGGTAGAAGCAGATGGTTAGGTAGAAGACCAAGAACAAGAGCGGTAGTAATGAACCCAGTAGATCACCCAATGGGTGGTGGGGAAGGACGTTCTTCTGGAGGTCACCCAAGATCTAGAAATGGTATGCCGGCTAAAGGTTACAAAACTAGAAAGAAAAACAAAGTGTCTAACCGTTACATCGTATCTAAAAGAAAATAA
- the rpsS gene encoding 30S ribosomal protein S19, producing the protein MARSLKKGPFIAYTLDKKVQANIESGKKTVIKTWSRASMISPDFVGQTIAVHNGKSFIPVYVTENMVGHKLGEFSPTRSFRGHGGNKNKGSR; encoded by the coding sequence ATGGCAAGATCACTTAAAAAAGGACCGTTCATCGCATATACTTTAGATAAGAAGGTTCAGGCAAACATAGAGTCTGGTAAGAAGACAGTTATTAAAACTTGGTCTAGAGCATCGATGATCTCTCCGGACTTCGTAGGACAAACTATTGCAGTACACAACGGGAAATCTTTTATCCCAGTTTATGTTACTGAAAACATGGTTGGTCACAAGTTAGGCGAATTTTCTCCAACAAGATCTTTCAGAGGTCATGGTGGTAATAAAAATAAAGGAAGCAGATAA
- the rplV gene encoding 50S ribosomal protein L22 — MGSRKQDSSIARKEANKDVVKASLNNCPSSPRKMRLVVDIIRGEQVDKALYILKYSKKEASNKLEKLLLSAMANWQAKNEGADIEEANLIIKEIFVDSARQLKRLRPAPQGRGHRIRKRSNHVTLILGNKEN, encoded by the coding sequence ATGGGATCAAGAAAACAAGATAGTTCAATCGCAAGAAAAGAAGCTAACAAAGATGTTGTAAAAGCTTCATTAAATAATTGCCCATCTTCTCCAAGAAAAATGAGATTAGTAGTTGATATCATTAGAGGAGAACAGGTAGATAAAGCTCTTTATATTCTAAAATATTCTAAAAAAGAAGCCTCTAACAAGTTAGAGAAATTACTTCTTTCTGCTATGGCAAACTGGCAGGCTAAAAATGAAGGTGCTGATATAGAAGAAGCAAACCTTATCATTAAAGAAATATTCGTGGATAGTGCAAGACAATTGAAGAGACTAAGACCAGCTCCACAAGGTAGAGGTCATAGAATCAGAAAAAGATCTAACCACGTTACATTAATCTTAGGTAATAAAGAAAATTAA
- the rpsC gene encoding 30S ribosomal protein S3, with product MGQKTNPIGNRLGIIRGWDSNWFGGNDYGDRIAEDYKIRRYLEARLSKGGISKIYIERTLKLVTVTITTARPGLIIGKGGQEVDKLKEELKKLTGKDIQINIFEIKRPELDAVLVADSISKQIENRISYRRAVKMAIASTMRMGAEGIKVQISGRLNGAEMARSESFKDGRIPLSTFRADIDYHIAEAHTTYGRLGVKVWIMKGEVYGKRELSPLVGQQKKGPSGGGNRGGDRDNRRPSRDKKNN from the coding sequence ATGGGACAGAAGACAAATCCAATTGGTAACAGATTAGGTATCATCAGAGGATGGGATTCTAACTGGTTTGGTGGAAACGATTATGGAGACAGAATCGCTGAAGACTACAAAATCAGAAGATACCTTGAAGCTAGATTATCTAAAGGTGGGATTTCAAAAATTTATATTGAAAGAACATTAAAATTAGTAACAGTTACTATTACTACTGCTAGACCGGGACTTATCATCGGTAAAGGAGGTCAGGAAGTTGATAAATTAAAAGAAGAATTGAAGAAACTTACAGGTAAGGATATTCAAATCAACATTTTCGAAATCAAAAGACCTGAACTTGATGCAGTATTAGTTGCTGATAGCATTTCTAAGCAAATTGAAAACAGAATTTCTTATAGAAGAGCTGTTAAAATGGCTATAGCAAGCACAATGAGAATGGGTGCTGAAGGTATCAAAGTTCAAATCTCTGGTAGATTGAACGGTGCTGAAATGGCAAGAAGCGAATCTTTCAAAGACGGAAGAATTCCTTTATCTACTTTCAGAGCTGATATCGATTATCATATTGCAGAAGCTCACACTACTTACGGTAGACTTGGGGTTAAAGTTTGGATTATGAAAGGTGAAGTTTATGGTAAAAGAGAACTTTCTCCACTAGTAGGACAACAGAAAAAAGGACCTTCAGGAGGTGGAAACAGAGGTGGAGATAGAGATAACAGAAGACCTTCAAGAGATAAAAAAAATAATTAA
- the rplP gene encoding 50S ribosomal protein L16, translating into MLQPKRTKFRKVHKMKMKGIAQRGNQLAYGTFGIKATEGAWITARQIEAARIAATRYMKREGQLWIKIFPDKPITKKPAEVRMGKGKGAVEYWVAVVKPGKILFEVGGVSYDIAKEALRLAAQKLPVVTNFVVANDFVKPL; encoded by the coding sequence ATGTTACAACCAAAAAGAACCAAATTTCGTAAAGTTCATAAGATGAAGATGAAGGGGATTGCTCAGAGAGGTAATCAACTTGCTTATGGTACTTTCGGAATCAAAGCTACAGAAGGAGCTTGGATCACTGCAAGACAAATTGAAGCTGCACGTATTGCTGCTACAAGATATATGAAGAGAGAAGGTCAACTATGGATCAAAATATTTCCAGATAAGCCTATTACTAAAAAACCTGCCGAAGTAAGGATGGGTAAAGGTAAGGGTGCTGTGGAATATTGGGTAGCTGTAGTAAAGCCGGGTAAAATTTTGTTCGAAGTGGGTGGAGTATCTTACGACATCGCTAAGGAAGCTTTAAGACTTGCTGCACAAAAATTACCGGTAGTTACCAATTTTGTAGTTGCTAATGATTTTGTTAAACCTCTATAA
- the rpmC gene encoding 50S ribosomal protein L29 gives MKKAEIKNLSAEDIQAKLTEAKAEFTKMKLAHKISPLENPIQIKDLRKTIARLNTELTTKQQ, from the coding sequence ATGAAAAAAGCTGAAATTAAAAATCTAAGCGCAGAAGATATTCAAGCTAAATTGACTGAAGCAAAAGCTGAATTCACAAAAATGAAATTAGCTCATAAAATCAGTCCGCTTGAAAATCCAATTCAAATCAAAGATTTGAGAAAGACAATCGCAAGACTAAATACAGAGTTAACCACTAAACAACAATAA
- the rpsQ gene encoding 30S ribosomal protein S17, with protein sequence MMERNLRKERIGIVSSNKMEKTIVVSETTRVKHPMYGKFVLKTKKYTAHDENNECTEGDTVLIQETRPMSKSKRWRLVRIIEKAK encoded by the coding sequence ATTATGGAAAGAAACTTAAGAAAAGAAAGAATCGGAATAGTTTCCAGCAATAAAATGGAAAAGACCATTGTTGTAAGTGAGACTACTAGAGTGAAACACCCGATGTACGGTAAATTCGTATTAAAGACGAAGAAATATACTGCACACGACGAGAACAACGAATGCACAGAAGGAGATACAGTTCTTATCCAAGAAACAAGACCTATGAGCAAGAGTAAAAGATGGAGATTAGTAAGAATCATTGAAAAAGCTAAGTAA
- the rplN gene encoding 50S ribosomal protein L14, with protein sequence MLQTESRLKVADNTGAKEVLVIRVLGGTRRRYASVGDKIVVTIKDSTPSGNAKKGQVSKAVVVRTKKAVRRKDGSYIKFEDNACVLLNAGGEMRGTRVFGPVARELRDKEYMKIISLAPEVL encoded by the coding sequence ATGTTACAAACAGAATCAAGATTAAAAGTTGCTGATAACACAGGTGCTAAAGAAGTATTGGTTATCAGAGTTCTGGGAGGAACCAGAAGAAGATATGCTTCAGTTGGTGATAAAATCGTAGTTACTATTAAAGATTCTACACCATCAGGAAACGCAAAGAAAGGTCAGGTATCTAAAGCAGTTGTAGTAAGAACTAAAAAAGCAGTTAGAAGAAAAGATGGTTCATACATCAAATTCGAAGACAATGCTTGTGTTTTACTAAACGCTGGAGGAGAAATGAGAGGAACGCGTGTTTTCGGACCAGTTGCTCGTGAGTTGAGAGACAAAGAATATATGAAAATCATTTCATTAGCTCCTGAAGTACTTTAA
- the rplX gene encoding 50S ribosomal protein L24, with protein MSKLKIKRGDNVIITTGKKDIKGKTGEVIEVIKKEGKDPRVIVAGLNIIKKHVKPSASNPQGGIVEREASIHISNIALVGKDGKAVKVGYKTEGDKKVRIDKKTGETL; from the coding sequence ATGTCAAAGTTAAAAATAAAAAGAGGAGATAACGTAATCATTACTACTGGTAAGAAAGATATCAAAGGTAAAACTGGTGAAGTTATTGAAGTGATCAAAAAAGAAGGAAAAGACCCTAGAGTAATCGTTGCAGGACTTAACATCATTAAGAAACACGTTAAGCCTTCAGCTTCAAATCCTCAAGGAGGAATCGTAGAAAGAGAAGCTTCTATTCATATCTCAAACATCGCTTTAGTTGGTAAAGACGGTAAAGCTGTAAAAGTAGGTTACAAAACTGAAGGAGATAAGAAAGTAAGAATCGACAAAAAAACGGGTGAAACTTTATAA
- the rplE gene encoding 50S ribosomal protein L5 → MEYIARPKKAYNETIVPAMMEEFGYKSVMQVPKLEKIILSQGLGDATADKKIIDYAVEELTNITGQKAVGTISKKDEAAFKLRKGMPVGAKVTLRAHKMYEFLDRLTASALPRIRDFSGIKADGFDGRGNYNLGITEQIIFPEIVIDKVKKIQGMDITFVTTAKTDKEAKALLTHFGLPFKKN, encoded by the coding sequence ATGGAATATATAGCAAGACCCAAGAAAGCATATAACGAAACAATTGTTCCTGCAATGATGGAAGAATTTGGGTACAAATCTGTAATGCAGGTACCTAAATTGGAAAAAATCATCCTATCTCAAGGATTAGGTGATGCCACTGCAGACAAAAAGATCATTGATTATGCTGTAGAAGAACTTACAAATATTACTGGACAAAAAGCTGTAGGTACAATCTCTAAGAAAGATGAGGCTGCCTTCAAATTGAGAAAAGGAATGCCTGTAGGTGCTAAAGTTACTTTAAGAGCTCATAAAATGTATGAATTCTTAGACAGACTTACTGCTTCAGCTTTACCACGTATTAGAGATTTTTCTGGTATCAAAGCTGATGGTTTTGATGGTAGAGGTAATTATAACTTAGGTATTACTGAGCAGATTATCTTCCCTGAGATCGTAATTGACAAAGTGAAAAAAATCCAAGGGATGGACATCACTTTCGTTACTACTGCGAAAACAGATAAAGAAGCGAAAGCATTATTAACTCACTTCGGTTTACCATTTAAAAAGAACTAA
- the rpsN gene encoding 30S ribosomal protein S14 yields the protein MAKESMKARERKREALVAKYADKRKALKEAGDYDALQKLPKNASPVRLHNRCKLTGRPRGYMRTFGLSRVTFREMANNGLIPGVKKASW from the coding sequence ATGGCTAAAGAATCAATGAAAGCGCGTGAGCGCAAAAGAGAAGCACTAGTTGCTAAATACGCTGACAAAAGAAAAGCTTTAAAAGAAGCTGGTGATTATGATGCACTTCAAAAATTACCTAAAAATGCTTCTCCTGTAAGATTACACAACAGATGTAAACTAACAGGTAGACCAAGAGGTTACATGAGAACTTTCGGTCTTTCAAGAGTAACTTTCAGAGAAATGGCTAACAATGGCCTTATCCCTGGAGTGAAAAAAGCTAGTTGGTAA
- the rpsH gene encoding 30S ribosomal protein S8: MVTDPISDFLTRVRNAQSAGHKVVEIPASKIKKEITKILFDQGYILNFKFEDSAVQGTIKIALKYDKQTNKPAIKSIQRASRPGLRQYKGSTELPRVLNGLGVAIISTSRGVMTDKKAREEKVGGEVICYVY; this comes from the coding sequence ATGGTAACAGATCCAATTTCAGATTTCCTAACAAGAGTAAGGAACGCACAAAGCGCAGGCCACAAAGTGGTGGAAATTCCTGCATCGAAAATCAAAAAGGAGATTACGAAAATCTTATTTGATCAAGGGTATATCTTAAACTTCAAGTTTGAAGATAGCGCTGTTCAAGGGACAATCAAAATCGCTTTAAAGTATGACAAGCAAACTAACAAACCAGCTATTAAATCTATTCAGAGAGCTTCAAGACCAGGTTTGAGACAGTACAAAGGTTCAACTGAACTTCCAAGAGTACTAAACGGTTTGGGTGTAGCTATTATCTCAACTTCTAGAGGAGTAATGACAGATAAGAAAGCTAGAGAAGAGAAAGTAGGCGGTGAAGTAATCTGCTATGTTTATTAA
- the rplF gene encoding 50S ribosomal protein L6 has protein sequence MSRIGKAIITVPSGVTVTENNGVVTVKGPKGELTQELTEGITLEQKDGELTFNRPSDSKQHRALHGLYRALINNMIVGTAEGFTKQLELVGVGYRASHSGQKLELALGFSHGIVLELPKEVVIDTLTEKGKNPIITLTSYDKQLLGMVAAKIRSFRKPEPYKGKGVRFVGENVRRKAGKSA, from the coding sequence ATGTCAAGAATTGGTAAAGCAATTATAACAGTTCCTTCAGGTGTTACAGTTACTGAAAATAACGGTGTTGTAACAGTTAAAGGTCCAAAGGGAGAACTTACCCAGGAACTTACAGAAGGAATTACTTTAGAACAAAAAGATGGAGAACTGACTTTTAACAGACCATCTGATTCTAAGCAACACAGAGCGCTTCACGGTTTATACAGAGCGTTGATCAACAACATGATTGTAGGAACTGCTGAAGGTTTCACAAAACAGTTAGAACTAGTAGGGGTAGGATACAGAGCTTCTCATTCAGGTCAAAAACTTGAATTAGCTTTAGGATTCTCTCACGGTATTGTTTTAGAACTTCCAAAAGAAGTGGTAATCGATACATTGACTGAAAAAGGTAAAAACCCAATTATTACTTTAACGTCTTATGATAAGCAACTTCTTGGAATGGTGGCTGCAAAAATCCGCTCATTCAGAAAGCCTGAGCCGTACAAAGGAAAAGGTGTAAGATTCGTTGGTGAAAATGTTAGACGTAAAGCTGGTAAATCTGCTTAA
- the rplR gene encoding 50S ribosomal protein L18, giving the protein MALSKLEKRIRIKRRVRGKISGSSELPRLSVYKSNKEIYAQLIDDKNGKTLVSASSREKGVDANGTKIEVSAAVGKAIAAKAVAAGIESIVFDRNGFVYHGRVKALADGAREGGLKF; this is encoded by the coding sequence ATGGCATTAAGTAAATTAGAAAAAAGAATAAGAATAAAAAGAAGAGTAAGAGGAAAAATCTCTGGATCTTCTGAATTGCCAAGATTATCGGTATATAAGAGTAATAAGGAAATTTACGCTCAGTTAATCGACGATAAAAATGGTAAAACTTTAGTATCTGCTTCTTCTAGAGAGAAAGGAGTTGACGCTAATGGAACTAAAATTGAAGTTTCTGCTGCTGTTGGTAAAGCTATTGCTGCTAAAGCAGTTGCTGCAGGAATTGAAAGTATTGTGTTTGATAGAAACGGTTTCGTATACCATGGAAGAGTGAAAGCTCTAGCTGATGGTGCGAGAGAAGGAGGACTTAAATTCTAA
- the rpsE gene encoding 30S ribosomal protein S5 gives MLGLDNIERVKPGGLELKDRLVAVNRVTKVTKGGRAFGFSAIVVVGNEEGIIGYGLGKSKEVASAIAKAVEDAKKNLVKVPVMNHTIPHQTTARYGGADIFLRPASHGTGLIAGGAVRAVLESAGIHDILSKSKGSSNPHNVVKATFKALLDIRRPEEIARMRGVSLTKVFNG, from the coding sequence ATGTTAGGACTAGATAATATAGAAAGAGTAAAACCGGGAGGATTAGAATTAAAAGATCGTCTCGTAGCTGTAAACAGAGTAACAAAAGTAACTAAAGGTGGTAGAGCTTTCGGGTTTTCTGCTATTGTTGTTGTTGGAAATGAAGAAGGAATTATTGGTTACGGTTTAGGAAAATCTAAAGAAGTTGCTTCTGCAATTGCTAAGGCAGTTGAAGATGCTAAGAAAAATCTTGTGAAAGTTCCTGTAATGAACCATACAATTCCTCACCAAACTACTGCTAGATACGGTGGTGCAGATATCTTCTTAAGACCTGCTTCTCACGGTACAGGACTTATCGCCGGTGGTGCGGTAAGAGCAGTATTGGAATCTGCTGGTATTCACGATATCCTTTCAAAATCTAAAGGATCTTCTAACCCTCACAATGTGGTGAAAGCTACTTTCAAAGCGTTGTTAGATATCAGAAGACCTGAAGAAATTGCAAGAATGAGAGGAGTTTCTTTAACTAAAGTGTTTAACGGTTAA
- the rpmD gene encoding 50S ribosomal protein L30, translated as MATIKVKQVRSAIGRTKTQKRTLEALGFKKLHQVVEHEATPSILGMIAAVSHLLEVQK; from the coding sequence ATGGCAACAATCAAAGTAAAGCAAGTAAGAAGCGCTATTGGAAGAACAAAAACCCAAAAGAGAACGCTTGAAGCATTAGGATTTAAGAAACTTCACCAAGTTGTAGAACACGAAGCTACGCCTTCTATCTTAGGGATGATAGCTGCAGTTAGTCATTTACTTGAAGTTCAAAAATAA
- the rplO gene encoding 50S ribosomal protein L15: MNLNNIKPAAGSTFNSKRIGRGQGSGKGGTSTKGHKGQKARAGYSQKIGFEGGQMPLQRRLPKFGFKNVNRKEFRAINLDSIQTLIENKSITGDITKEVLIENGLATKNEIVKIMGRGELKSAVSISADKFTKSAEELIAKAGGKAITL, encoded by the coding sequence ATGAATTTAAACAACATAAAACCTGCTGCAGGTTCTACTTTTAATTCAAAAAGAATTGGTAGAGGACAAGGTAGTGGAAAAGGAGGTACTTCTACAAAAGGTCACAAAGGTCAAAAAGCTAGAGCTGGTTATTCTCAGAAGATCGGTTTCGAAGGTGGTCAGATGCCTTTACAAAGAAGATTACCTAAGTTCGGTTTCAAAAATGTAAACAGAAAAGAATTTAGAGCAATTAACCTGGATTCTATCCAGACTTTAATAGAAAATAAATCTATAACAGGAGATATTACTAAAGAAGTTCTAATCGAAAACGGTTTAGCTACTAAAAACGAAATTGTGAAGATTATGGGTAGAGGTGAATTGAAATCTGCGGTTTCAATCTCTGCTGACAAATTCACTAAATCTGCTGAAGAGCTTATTGCTAAAGCAGGTGGAAAAGCAATTACATTATAA